Proteins encoded in a region of the Strix uralensis isolate ZFMK-TIS-50842 chromosome Z, bStrUra1, whole genome shotgun sequence genome:
- the ENC1 gene encoding ectoderm-neural cortex protein 1, with translation MSVSMHENRKSRASTGSINIYLFHKSSYADSVLTHLNLLRQQRLFTDVLLHAGNRSFPCHRAVLAACSRYFEAMFSGGLKESQDSEVNFHNSIHPEVLELLLDYAYSSRVIINEENAESLLEAGDMLEFQDIRDACAEFLEKNLHPTNCLGMLLLSDAHQCTKLYELSWRMCLSNFQSISKSEDFLQLPKDMVVQLLSSEELETEDERLVYESAINWVNYDLSKRHCYLPELLQTVRLALLPAIYLMENVAMEELITKQRKSKEIVEESIRCKLKILQNDGVVTSLCARPRKTGHSLFLLGGQTFMCDKLYLVDQKAKEIIPKADIPSPRKEFSACAIGCKVYITGGRGSENGVSKDVWVYDTLHEEWSKAAPMLVARFGHGSAELKHCLYVVGGHTAATGCLPASPSVSLKQVEQYDPVTNKWTMVAPLREGVSNAAVVSAKLKLFAFGGTSVSHDKLPKVQCYDQCENRWTVPATCPQPWRYTAAAVLGNQIFIMGGDTEFSACSAYKFNSEAYQWTKVGDVTAKRMSCHAVASGNKLYVVGGYFGIQRCKTLDCYDPTLDVWNSITTVPYSLIPTAFVSTWKHLPS, from the coding sequence atgtcagtcaGCATGCATGAAAATCGCAAATCTAGGGCCAGTACTGGCTCCATAAACATATACTTGTTCCACAAGTCATCCTATGCTGATAGTGTCCTTACTCACCTGAACCTTCTGCGTCAGCAGCGTCTCTTTACAGATGTACTTCTGCATGCTGGGAACAGGTCATTCCCCTGCCACAGAGCCGTTCTAGCTGCTTGTAGCCGCTATTTCGAAGCAATGTTCAGTGGAGGACTGAAAGAGAGCCAGGACAGTGAAGTCAACTTTCATAATTCGATTCACCCTGAAGTCTTGGAGCTTCTTCTGGACTATGCGTATTCCTCCAGGGTTATCATCAATGAGGAGAATGCGGAGTCGCTGCTGGAGGCCGGTGACATGCTGGAGTTTCAGGACATTAGGGATGCTTGTGCAGAATTTCTGGAGAAAAACCTTCATCCCACCAACTGTCTTGGCATGCTGCTGCTGTCGGATGCTCACCAGTGCACCAAGCTCTATGAACTCTCTTGGAGGATGTGCCTTAGCAACTTCCAGAGTATCAGTAAAAGTGAAGACTTTCTTCAGCTGCCAAAAGACATGGTAGTGCAGCTCCTTTCCAGTGAAGAATTAGAAACTGAAGATGAAAGGCTAGTATATGAATCGGCTATCAACTGGGTCAACTATGACCTGAGTAAGCGTCACTGTTACCTGCCCGAGCTGTTGCAGACAGTGAGACTGGCCCTCTTGCCAGCCATATACCTTATGGAGAATGTGGCCATGGAAGAACTTATCACcaagcaaaggaaaagcaaagagatTGTAGAAGAATCAATACGATGCAAGTTAAAGATCTTACAGAATGATGGAGTGGTCACTAGTTTGTGTGCCAGACCCCGTAAAACTGGCCATTCGCTTTTTCTTTTGGGTGGCCAAACCTTTATGTGTGACAAGCTGTACTTGGTGGACCAAAAGGCAAAGGAGATCATTCCAAAGGCCGACATACCAAGTCCACGGAAAGAATTCAGTGCTTGTGCCATAGGCTGCAAAGTGTATATCACTGGAGGACGAGGGTCAGAAAATGGAGTCTCCAAAGACGTGTGGGTGTATGACACCCTTCATGAGGAGTGGTCAAAGGCTGCTCCCATGCTGGTAGCTAGGTTTGGGCATGGCTCTGCCGAGCTTAAGCACTGTTTGTATGTAGTAGGAGGACACACTGCAGCAACTGGTTGCCTTCCAGCTTCCCCTTCAGTATCCTTAAAGCAAGTAGAACAATATGACCCTGTGACCAACAAATGGACCATGGTCGCCCCATTGCGAGAGGGAGTAAGCAATGCAGCTGTAGTCAGCGCAAAGCTTAAGCTGTTTGCTTTTGGAGGTACCAGCGTTAGCCATGACAAGCTGCCCAAAGTTCAGTGCTATGATCAGTGTGAAAACAGGTGGACAGTACCAGCcacctgcccccagccctggcgcTACACAGCTGCAGCTGTTCTGGGTAACCAGATTTTTATTATGGGTGGAGATACCGAATTCTCTGCGTGCTCCGCTTATAAATTCAACAGTGAGGCATACCAGTGGACTAAGGTGGGAGATGTGACAGCAAAGCGAATGAGCTGCCATGCAGTAGCATCTGGAAACAAGTTGTATGTGGTTGGAGGCTACTTTGGCATTCAGAGATGCAAAACGTTGGACTGCTATGATCCCACGTTGGATGTATGGAACAGCATAACAACTGTGCCCTATTCGTTAATTCCCACAGCGTTTGTCAGCACATGGAAGCACCTCCCCTCATAA